One Melitaea cinxia chromosome 20, ilMelCinx1.1, whole genome shotgun sequence DNA segment encodes these proteins:
- the LOC123663626 gene encoding uncharacterized protein LOC123663626 has product MVGTIALLSVPTTINVLVGSRRANSKYTAYKRYVSTFFHFLCWLQNDIKPGSVSWKSLQTVRRRHLQSDRAAKLKGQGTISQRDVSLTLFCLSVGFPILKPDKFSIYQLEDGDWEGYIHFWGVISYMLGLQDRYNICRGTFEETRQICQRIRDRVYTPCLENVPEYFEHSVHVILEGTGTIVPGLEVQAMLYLTKNIAEVPGYIYTESERIQLQSKLRKHLKGKSPDTGVESTALMKKSAIDGLPKALPNILYLHDYDTVENSPAYKILPFIAKYRLAVLRITLTLYSTNIGRLLLNLYSRWLLFIAQNFPYVAMWRFGFKNAFIDMFREDPTDDTIPRPNAEFYKPRPPEPWYKCLFDILW; this is encoded by the exons ATGGTGGGTACAATTGCTTTACTCTCCGTCCCCACGACAATAAATGTTCTGGTGGGAAGTCGACGAGCTAATTCGAAATACACGGCCTATAAGAGATATGTATCCACTTTCTTCCACTTCTTGTGCTGGTTACAAAATGATATCAAGCCTGGATCAGT ATCTTGGAAATCACTTCAAACTGTCAGACGCCGTCATTTACAAAGTGACCGAGCTGCTAAACTCAAGGGCCAAGGAACGATATCCCAGAGAGATGTGTCCCTTACTTTATTCTGTCTTAGTGTGGGTTTCCCAATTCTTAAGCCTGATAAATTTTCCATTTATCAGCTCGAAGATGGCGACTGGGAAGGCTATATCCACTTCTGGGGAGTCATTTCATATATGTTAGGATTGCAGGACAG ATACAACATTTGTAGAGGTACATTCGAAGAGACGCGTCAAATATGCCAGAGGATAAGAGACAGAGTATACACACCATGTCTAGAGAATGTTCCAGAGTACTTTGAACATTCGGTTCACGTTATTTTAGAAGGCACGGGGACCATCGTTCCTGGTTTAGAAGTACAAGCTATGCTTTACCTCACAAAAAACATAGCTGAAGTGCCAGGCTATATTTATACAGAGAGTGAACGTATTCAACTACAGAGTAAATTAAGAAAACATTTGAAGGGAAAATCGCCTGATACAG GCGTAGAATCAACGGCCTTGATGAAAAAGAGTGCTATAGATGGTTTACCGAAAGCGCTTCCTAATATCTTATACCTACACGACTACGACACAGTGGAAAATTCTCCAGCATATAAAATACTACCTTTCATTGCTAAATATAGATTGGCTGTCCTCCGAATTACATTAACCCTTTATTCAACAAACATAGGAAGATTGCTATTGAATCTCTATTCTAGGTGGCTGTTGTTCATTGCACAAAACTTTCCGTATGTCGCAATGTGGAGGTTCGgttttaaaaatgcttttatCGATATGTTCAGAGAGGATCCGACAGATGATACGATTCCTAGACCTAATGCCGAGTTTTACAAGCCGCGACCACCCGAGCCGTGGTACAAATGTCTTTTCGATATACTTTGGTAG